A stretch of the Streptomyces sp. NBC_01428 genome encodes the following:
- a CDS encoding YbjQ family protein, producing MGIEEYGGGQGPQSDVLVVTTNDVPGYRVERVIGEVFGLTVRSRHLGSQIGAGLKSMIGGELKGLTKTLVETRNQAMERLVEQARTRGGNGVLMFRFDVSEAADVGTEVCAYGTAVVLVKE from the coding sequence ATGGGCATCGAAGAATACGGAGGCGGCCAGGGTCCGCAGTCGGACGTTCTGGTCGTGACGACGAACGACGTACCCGGATACCGCGTCGAGCGGGTCATCGGTGAGGTGTTCGGCCTCACCGTGCGCTCGCGTCATCTGGGCAGCCAGATCGGCGCGGGTCTGAAGTCGATGATCGGCGGTGAGCTCAAGGGGCTCACCAAGACGCTGGTCGAGACGAGGAACCAGGCCATGGAACGGCTCGTCGAGCAGGCACGCACGCGTGGCGGCAACGGCGTCCTGATGTTCCGCTTCGACGTGAGCGAGGCGGCGGACGTCGGCACGGAGGTGTGCGCGTACGGGACGGCCGTGGTCCTCGTGAAGGAGTAG
- a CDS encoding MerR family transcriptional regulator, with amino-acid sequence MSYSVGQVAGFAGITVRTLHHYDEIGLLAPGGRSHAGHRRYDDADLDRLQQILFYRELGFPLDEVAALLDDQATGKADPRTHLRRQHDLLTARIERLQKMAAAVEHAMEARTMGINLTPEERFEVFGDKDPEAHAEEAERRWGGTDTYAESQRRAAGYTKDDWKRMQAEVASWGERYAALMEAGDPPDGERAMDLAEEHRRHITRWFYDCTYAIHRGLGEMYVADERFKEFYDSMRPGLAEHLRDAIAANAVRAGA; translated from the coding sequence TTGAGCTACTCAGTGGGCCAGGTCGCCGGTTTCGCCGGGATCACGGTGCGCACGCTGCACCACTACGACGAGATCGGCCTGCTCGCACCCGGCGGGCGCAGCCACGCGGGGCACCGGCGCTACGACGACGCCGACCTCGACCGGCTGCAGCAGATCCTGTTCTACCGGGAGCTCGGCTTCCCGCTCGACGAGGTCGCCGCCCTGCTCGACGACCAGGCGACCGGGAAGGCCGACCCGCGCACACACCTGCGCCGTCAGCACGACCTGCTCACCGCCCGGATCGAGAGACTGCAGAAGATGGCGGCGGCCGTGGAGCACGCCATGGAGGCACGCACGATGGGCATCAACCTCACGCCCGAGGAGAGGTTCGAGGTCTTCGGGGACAAGGACCCCGAGGCACACGCGGAGGAGGCCGAACGCCGCTGGGGAGGGACGGACACCTACGCCGAGTCGCAGCGCCGTGCGGCCGGCTACACCAAGGACGACTGGAAGCGGATGCAGGCGGAGGTGGCGTCGTGGGGCGAGCGGTACGCAGCCCTCATGGAGGCCGGTGATCCGCCGGACGGCGAGCGGGCCATGGACCTGGCCGAGGAGCACCGGCGGCACATCACCCGGTGGTTCTACGACTGCACCTACGCGATCCACCGAGGACTCGGCGAGATGTACGTCGCCGACGAGCGGTTCAAGGAGTTCTACGACTCCATGCGGCCGGGACTGGCCGAGCACCTGAGGGACGCGATCGCGGCGAACGCGGTCCGGGCCGGCGCGTGA
- a CDS encoding ion channel protein, whose amino-acid sequence MRARTLLPLFLPAVVVGAVASLLFVGVSELAEQLKDVLWTTLPDALGIGGYSSLWMIVMLTATGVLVGLVVWKAPGHAGPDPATLGLQASPMALVILPGLLVATALMLAGGPSLGPENPIIAVNVALAFWAGRRFAPAAPGEVWVTLAEAATIGALFGTPVAAALVISEALAGRQVRGRLWDNLFAPLTAASVGSMTTALLGHSSFDLDLPPLGDPGWADVLSALVIASAAAVLGMAAVYVFPYVHKVFSRLRRPMVALPVGGLVLGLLGCLGGSLTLFKGLDQVAELARNPDGYSAGRLALMTVVKLAALVIAASCGFRGGRIFPAVFAGAAFGLCAHALVPSVPASLGLAAGVLGTLLAITRQGWVSLFTAAVLVSSPSIIALLCIASLPAWLLVTGRPQMQLREDGTAIR is encoded by the coding sequence ATGCGCGCACGGACCCTGCTGCCGCTGTTCCTTCCTGCCGTGGTCGTCGGCGCGGTCGCCAGCCTCCTCTTCGTCGGCGTGAGCGAGCTGGCCGAACAGCTCAAGGACGTGCTGTGGACCACTCTCCCGGACGCGCTCGGCATCGGCGGCTACTCCTCCCTGTGGATGATCGTCATGCTCACCGCCACCGGTGTCCTGGTCGGTCTGGTGGTGTGGAAGGCACCGGGACACGCGGGCCCCGACCCGGCGACCCTGGGGCTCCAGGCCTCCCCGATGGCCCTCGTGATCCTCCCGGGGCTCCTCGTGGCGACCGCGCTGATGCTGGCCGGCGGTCCGAGCCTCGGCCCCGAGAACCCGATCATCGCGGTCAACGTGGCGCTGGCGTTCTGGGCGGGCCGCAGGTTCGCGCCCGCCGCCCCCGGCGAGGTGTGGGTGACCCTGGCCGAGGCCGCGACCATCGGCGCCCTGTTCGGTACGCCGGTGGCGGCGGCGCTGGTCATCTCCGAGGCGCTCGCCGGGCGCCAGGTGAGGGGCAGGCTGTGGGACAACCTCTTCGCCCCGCTGACGGCGGCTTCGGTGGGCTCGATGACCACGGCGCTGCTCGGCCATTCGAGCTTCGACCTCGATCTGCCCCCGCTCGGCGATCCCGGCTGGGCCGACGTCCTGTCCGCGCTGGTGATCGCCTCCGCGGCGGCCGTGCTGGGCATGGCCGCGGTCTACGTCTTCCCCTACGTCCACAAGGTCTTCTCGCGCCTGCGTCGCCCCATGGTGGCGCTTCCCGTCGGCGGGCTCGTCCTCGGCCTGCTCGGCTGTCTGGGCGGCTCCCTGACGCTGTTCAAGGGCCTGGACCAGGTCGCCGAGCTGGCCAGGAACCCCGACGGCTACTCGGCGGGCCGGCTCGCGCTGATGACCGTGGTGAAGCTGGCCGCGCTGGTGATCGCGGCGTCCTGCGGCTTCCGCGGCGGCCGCATCTTCCCGGCCGTGTTCGCGGGCGCCGCGTTCGGCCTGTGCGCCCACGCACTCGTTCCCTCGGTCCCGGCCTCGCTGGGACTGGCCGCCGGAGTCCTGGGCACGCTCCTCGCGATCACCCGGCAGGGCTGGGTGAGCCTGTTCACCGCCGCCGTTCTGGTGTCCTCGCCCTCGATCATCGCCCTTCTGTGCATCGCCTCCCTGCCGGCCTGGCTGCTGGTGACGGGCCGGCCCCAGATGCAGCTGCGCGAGGACGGGACCGCGATCCGATGA
- a CDS encoding glutamate decarboxylase: MALHKGHQAHEESPMSVNPFYGETNPVSGMVEAPPKHRLPDGPLPPTTALQIVHDELMLDGNSRLNLATFVTTWMEPQAGMLMAECRDKNMIDKDEYPRTAELERRCVAMLAELWHAPDPSATVGCSTTGSSEACMLAGMALKRRWTQRNADRYPGARPNLVMGVNVQVCWDKFCNFWEVEARQVPMEGDRFHLDPQAAAELCDENTIGVVGILGSTFDGSYEPIQELCEALDALQERTGLDIPVHVDGASGAMVAPFIDEDLVWDFRLPRVASINTSGHKYGLVYPGVGWALWRTPEDLPEELVFRVNYLGGDMPTFALNFSRPGAQVAAQYYTFLRLGREGYRTVQQTTRDVARGLAERVDCLGDFRLITRGDELPVFAFTTTPDITSYDVFDVSRRMRESGWLIPAYTFPENRQDLSVLRVVCRNGFTSDLAELFIDDLKRLLPELRAQSAPLTRDKSAATSFHH, from the coding sequence ATGGCGCTCCACAAGGGCCACCAGGCGCACGAAGAGAGCCCGATGTCCGTCAACCCGTTCTACGGGGAGACCAACCCGGTCAGCGGCATGGTCGAGGCGCCGCCGAAGCACCGCCTCCCGGACGGCCCGCTGCCGCCCACCACGGCGCTCCAGATCGTGCACGACGAGCTGATGCTGGACGGGAACTCCCGGCTGAACCTCGCCACCTTCGTCACCACCTGGATGGAACCGCAGGCGGGGATGCTGATGGCGGAGTGCCGCGACAAGAACATGATCGACAAGGACGAGTACCCGCGCACGGCCGAGCTGGAGCGGCGCTGCGTGGCGATGCTCGCCGAGCTGTGGCACGCGCCGGACCCCTCCGCGACGGTCGGCTGTTCGACGACCGGGTCGAGCGAGGCGTGCATGCTCGCCGGCATGGCGCTGAAGCGGCGCTGGACGCAGCGCAACGCCGACCGCTACCCCGGCGCGCGGCCCAACCTGGTGATGGGGGTGAACGTCCAGGTCTGCTGGGACAAGTTCTGCAACTTCTGGGAGGTCGAGGCCCGCCAGGTCCCCATGGAGGGCGACCGGTTCCATCTCGACCCCCAGGCGGCGGCCGAGCTGTGCGACGAGAACACCATCGGGGTCGTCGGCATCCTCGGCTCCACCTTCGACGGGTCGTACGAGCCGATCCAGGAGCTGTGCGAGGCGCTGGACGCCCTCCAGGAGCGCACGGGCCTCGACATCCCCGTCCATGTCGACGGCGCGTCCGGCGCGATGGTCGCGCCCTTCATCGACGAGGACCTCGTCTGGGACTTCCGGCTGCCGCGGGTGGCGTCGATCAACACCTCGGGCCACAAGTACGGCCTGGTGTACCCGGGCGTCGGCTGGGCGCTCTGGCGGACCCCCGAGGACCTGCCCGAGGAGCTGGTGTTCCGGGTGAACTACCTGGGCGGCGACATGCCGACCTTCGCGCTCAACTTCTCGCGCCCCGGAGCGCAGGTCGCCGCGCAGTACTACACGTTCCTGCGGCTGGGCCGCGAGGGCTACCGGACGGTGCAGCAGACGACCCGGGACGTGGCACGAGGTCTGGCCGAACGGGTCGACTGCCTGGGCGACTTCCGGCTCATCACCCGGGGCGACGAGCTGCCGGTGTTCGCCTTCACGACGACGCCGGACATCACCTCGTACGACGTGTTCGACGTGTCCCGGCGCATGCGCGAGAGCGGCTGGCTGATCCCGGCGTACACGTTCCCCGAGAACCGGCAGGACCTGTCGGTGCTGCGGGTGGTGTGCCGCAACGGCTTCACCTCCGACCTGGCCGAGCTGTTCATCGACGACCTGAAGCGGCTGCTGCCCGAACTGCGCGCCCAGTCCGCCCCGTTGACCCGGGACAAGAGCGCGGCGACCAGCTTCCACCACTAG
- a CDS encoding PadR family transcriptional regulator: MSAIRLLVLGAVRQHGRAHGYQVRNDLEYWGAHEWSNAKPGSIYHALKQMAKQGLLHAHEIAPSTAGGPPRTEYEITDSGTAEFLALLRASLTAYDQKMDVRSAGIGFMVDLPREEALSLLKERIGRIEEWRAAVTGHYVPEDGPEQLGHIGEIMNLWVHSADADAAWTRGLISRVEAGAYTFAGEGAPFVGVLAEGEENPYATGERHPEDTR; this comes from the coding sequence ATGTCAGCGATCCGTCTCCTCGTGCTCGGCGCGGTACGCCAGCACGGGCGGGCCCACGGCTACCAGGTGCGCAACGACCTGGAGTACTGGGGCGCGCACGAGTGGTCCAACGCCAAACCCGGCTCGATCTACCACGCGCTCAAGCAGATGGCCAAGCAGGGCTTGCTGCACGCCCACGAGATCGCGCCGTCCACGGCCGGCGGCCCGCCCCGCACCGAGTACGAGATCACGGACAGCGGCACCGCGGAGTTCCTGGCGCTGCTGCGGGCGTCCCTGACGGCGTACGACCAGAAGATGGACGTGCGGTCGGCGGGGATCGGCTTCATGGTCGACCTCCCGCGGGAGGAGGCCCTGTCCCTCCTGAAGGAGCGGATCGGGAGGATCGAGGAGTGGCGGGCGGCGGTGACCGGGCACTATGTGCCCGAGGACGGCCCGGAACAGCTCGGCCACATCGGGGAGATCATGAACCTGTGGGTCCACTCCGCCGATGCCGACGCGGCGTGGACCCGCGGTCTGATCTCCCGCGTCGAGGCCGGCGCGTACACCTTCGCGGGGGAGGGCGCGCCGTTCGTCGGGGTCCTCGCGGAGGGCGAGGAGAACCCGTACGCGACGGGCGAGCGGCACCCGGAGGACACCCGCTGA
- a CDS encoding DinB family protein produces MVTHVGAEERGDERGALLAFIEEQRGGVRRALLGLTEEQAASRPSASELSLSGLLKHVAEVEQGWIARARGEAPAVRRDESNWHECFVLVEGETVASQLAYWEKVAAETDAFLRSVPSLDATFALPADPWFPPEGRVSMRWVALHLIRETARHAGHADIIRESLDGRTAFELVAQERGTSWG; encoded by the coding sequence ATGGTCACGCACGTGGGAGCCGAGGAACGGGGCGACGAGCGCGGTGCGCTGCTCGCCTTCATCGAGGAGCAGCGGGGCGGTGTCCGCCGGGCGCTGCTCGGACTCACCGAGGAGCAGGCCGCGAGCCGGCCGAGCGCGAGCGAACTGTCCCTGTCCGGGCTGCTCAAGCATGTCGCCGAGGTCGAGCAGGGGTGGATCGCCCGCGCCCGGGGCGAGGCCCCCGCCGTGCGGCGGGACGAGTCGAACTGGCACGAGTGCTTCGTGCTGGTCGAGGGCGAGACCGTCGCCTCCCAGCTCGCGTACTGGGAGAAGGTCGCCGCCGAGACCGACGCGTTCCTGCGCTCGGTGCCGAGTCTCGACGCGACCTTCGCGCTCCCGGCCGACCCCTGGTTCCCGCCCGAGGGACGCGTGTCGATGCGGTGGGTGGCCCTCCACCTGATCCGCGAGACGGCCCGGCACGCGGGCCACGCCGACATCATCCGCGAGTCGCTGGACGGGAGGACGGCCTTCGAGCTGGTCGCACAGGAGCGGGGCACCTCCTGGGGCTGA
- a CDS encoding aldehyde dehydrogenase family protein produces MSSYFTDLAQQYIDGEWRPGTGSWDIIDFNPYDGEKLASITIATVEEVDDAYRAAERAQKEWGATNPYARRAVFEKALALIDEREAEITEVIIAELGGTRLKAAFELHLVREFLRESVQLALRPEGKIIPSPVDGKENRLYRVPVGVVGVISPFNFPFLLSVKSVAPALALGNGVVLKPHQNTPIVGGSLVAKIFEDAGLPGGLLNVVITDIAEIGDAFIEHPVPKVISFTGSDKVGRHVATVCAANFKRSVLELGGNSALVVLDDADVDYAVDAAVFSRYVHQGQVCMAANRVLVDRSVEAEFTEKFVAKVRTLKAGDPGDPQTVIGPVINSSQADSLSATVEQAIAEGATALVHGTTTDNLVEPSVLTGLPADSALLRQEVFGPVVFLVPFDGEEEAVRLVNDTPYGLSGAVHTADVERGVNFAKQIDTGMFHVNDGTVHDEPLVPFGGEKHSGIGRLNGETTVDAFTTTKWISVQHGRSRFPF; encoded by the coding sequence ATGTCGTCCTACTTCACCGACCTGGCCCAGCAGTACATCGACGGCGAGTGGCGCCCGGGCACCGGCTCCTGGGACATCATCGACTTCAACCCGTACGACGGCGAGAAGCTGGCCTCGATCACCATCGCCACGGTGGAGGAGGTCGACGACGCCTACCGTGCCGCCGAGCGCGCCCAGAAGGAATGGGGCGCCACCAACCCGTACGCGCGCCGCGCCGTCTTCGAGAAGGCCCTCGCCCTCATCGACGAGCGTGAGGCCGAGATCACCGAGGTGATCATCGCGGAGCTGGGCGGCACCCGTCTCAAGGCCGCGTTCGAGCTGCACCTCGTCCGGGAGTTCCTGCGCGAGTCGGTCCAGCTGGCGCTGCGTCCCGAGGGGAAGATCATCCCCTCGCCGGTCGACGGCAAGGAGAACCGCCTCTACCGCGTCCCGGTGGGCGTCGTGGGTGTCATCAGCCCCTTCAACTTCCCCTTCCTGCTGTCGGTCAAGTCCGTCGCCCCGGCCCTCGCGCTCGGCAACGGCGTGGTCCTCAAGCCGCACCAGAACACGCCGATCGTCGGCGGCTCCCTGGTCGCGAAGATCTTCGAGGACGCGGGGCTGCCGGGCGGCCTGCTGAACGTCGTCATCACCGACATAGCCGAGATAGGCGACGCCTTCATCGAGCACCCGGTGCCGAAGGTCATCTCCTTCACCGGCTCCGACAAGGTCGGCCGGCACGTCGCCACGGTCTGCGCCGCGAACTTCAAGCGCTCGGTCCTCGAACTGGGCGGCAACAGCGCCCTGGTGGTGCTGGACGACGCGGACGTCGACTACGCGGTCGACGCCGCCGTCTTCAGCCGCTACGTCCACCAGGGCCAGGTCTGCATGGCCGCGAACCGTGTCCTCGTGGACCGCTCCGTCGAGGCGGAGTTCACCGAGAAGTTCGTCGCCAAGGTGCGGACGCTGAAGGCCGGTGACCCCGGCGACCCGCAGACGGTGATCGGCCCCGTCATCAACTCCTCGCAGGCGGACTCCCTTTCGGCCACCGTCGAGCAGGCGATCGCCGAGGGCGCCACCGCCCTGGTGCACGGTACGACCACCGACAACCTGGTCGAGCCCTCCGTCCTGACCGGCCTGCCCGCCGACTCCGCCCTGCTTCGCCAGGAGGTCTTCGGGCCGGTCGTCTTCCTCGTCCCCTTCGACGGCGAGGAGGAGGCCGTCCGCCTCGTCAACGACACCCCCTACGGACTGTCCGGCGCCGTCCACACCGCCGACGTCGAGCGCGGCGTGAACTTCGCCAAGCAGATCGACACCGGCATGTTCCACGTGAACGACGGCACCGTCCACGACGAGCCCCTCGTCCCGTTCGGCGGCGAGAAGCACTCCGGCATCGGCCGCCTGAACGGCGAGACGACGGTCGACGCGTTCACCACCACGAAGTGGATCTCCGTGCAGCACGGCCGCAGCCGCTTCCCCTTCTGA
- a CDS encoding helix-turn-helix domain-containing protein: protein MLLGSHLRRLREARGITREAAGYSIRASESKISRMELGRVSFKTRDVEDLLTLYGITDEAERTSLVSLAKEANVAGWWHSYSDVLPSWFPTYVGLEGAAHLIRVYEVQFVHGLLQTEAYAHAVVRRGMKGASAADVDRRVALRLERQKYLLAPNAPEFHIVLDEAALRRPYGDREVMRGQLQHLIDVSEQPNVRLQVMPFSFGGHSGESGSFTLLSFPESDLSDVVYLEQLTSALYLDKREDVTQYESALKELQQDSPGPSESRDLLRGLLQLS from the coding sequence ATGCTGCTGGGGTCACATCTGCGGCGCCTGCGTGAGGCGCGTGGCATCACCCGCGAAGCGGCCGGCTACTCGATCCGCGCCTCCGAATCGAAGATCAGCCGCATGGAGTTGGGACGGGTGAGCTTCAAGACGCGCGACGTCGAGGATCTGCTGACGCTCTACGGCATCACCGACGAGGCGGAGCGCACCTCCCTGGTCTCGCTCGCCAAGGAGGCCAACGTCGCGGGCTGGTGGCACAGTTACTCCGACGTCCTGCCGAGCTGGTTCCCCACCTATGTGGGCCTCGAAGGCGCCGCCCACCTGATCCGTGTCTACGAAGTCCAGTTCGTGCACGGCCTGTTGCAGACCGAGGCGTACGCCCACGCGGTGGTCCGGCGGGGCATGAAGGGCGCCTCCGCCGCCGACGTCGACCGTCGTGTCGCGCTGCGTCTGGAGCGCCAGAAGTACCTCCTCGCCCCGAACGCCCCGGAGTTCCACATCGTCCTCGACGAGGCCGCGCTCCGCCGTCCGTACGGTGACCGCGAGGTGATGCGCGGACAGCTCCAGCACCTGATCGACGTGTCGGAACAGCCCAACGTCCGGCTCCAGGTGATGCCGTTCAGCTTCGGCGGGCACTCCGGCGAGAGCGGCTCCTTCACCCTCCTCAGTTTCCCGGAGTCCGACCTCTCGGACGTGGTCTATCTGGAGCAGCTGACCAGCGCGCTCTACCTGGACAAGCGCGAGGACGTCACGCAGTACGAGAGCGCGCTCAAGGAGCTCCAGCAGGACAGCCCCGGGCCGTCCGAGAGCCGCGACCTGCTCCGGGGTCTCCTCCAGCTCTCCTGA